Proteins encoded by one window of Salvia splendens isolate huo1 chromosome 5, SspV2, whole genome shotgun sequence:
- the LOC121803016 gene encoding LOB domain-containing protein 36-like: MSSNSPCAACKCLRRKCTQECVFAPYFPPDNPQKFTNVHKVFGASNVSKLLNELSVAQREDAVNSLAYEAEHRLRDPIYGCVGFISVLQQRLSQVHVNLENAKKELASYIGPSGMAPMLNHPGFVQQHGPQAYQLIPQNVQPVMGMQLVLRDQQHQQQLLIREQDQHQHHHQQQQQQQLMMREQAPLQQHLVAQQQYLEAQQMAREQEMMQQQQHHNRSNDLMRFNSEGGGGGGAVTATGLNQISSGGSGGGGVAMQQQQPSLTLGSSYEASHQQFQHQEQHEHEYEHGQLHPLHLLQLQQLQEYIEAQQDNERRMQKGKGKADPCIGPSC; the protein is encoded by the coding sequence ATGTCGTCAAACTCGCCGTGCGCCGCGTGCAAATGCCTCCGGCGGAAGTGCACGCAGGAGTGCGTGTTCGCCCCGTATTTCCCGCCGGACAATCCGCAGAAGTTCACCAACGTGCACAAGGTCTTCGGCGCCAGCAACGTCTCGAAGCTTCTCAACGAATTGAGCGTCGCCCAGCGCGAGGACGCCGTCAATTCGCTGGCGTACGAGGCCGAGCACCGCCTCCGCGACCCAATCTACGGCTGCGTCGGCTTCATCTCCGTCCTCCAGCAGAGGCTCAGTCAGGTTCATGTCAATTTGGAGAACGCGAAGAAGGAATTGGCGTCCTACATCGGCCCGTCAGGGATGGCTCCAATGCTGAACCATCCCGGATTTGTCCAGCAGCACGGGCCGCAGGCCTATCAGCTTATCCCCCAAAATGTGCAGCCGGTGATGGGGATGCAGCTCGTGCTCCGTGATCAACAGCATCAGCAACAACTCTTAATCCGCGAGCAagatcaacatcaacatcatcatcaacaacagcAACAACAACAACTCATGATGCGCGAGCAGGCGCCACTACAGCAGCATCTGGTGGCGCAGCAGCAGTATCTGGAGGCGCAACAGATGGCTCGGGAGCAAGAAATGATGCAACAGCAGCAACATCATAACCGGAGCAATGATTTGATGAGATTTAACAGCGAgggaggtggaggaggagggGCAGTGACCGCCACGGGATTAAACCAGATTAGCAGCGGAGGAAGTGGAGGCGGTGGTGTTGcaatgcagcagcagcagccgtcGTTGACGCTGGGGAGCTCTTACGAAGCAAGTCATCAGCAATTTCAACATCAGGAGCAGCACGAGCATGAGTACGAGCATGGCCAGCTGCATCCACTTCATCTACTGCAGCTCCAGCAGCTGCAAGAATACATCGAGGCTCAGCAGGACAACGAGCGCCGGATGCAGAAGGGAAAGGGGAAGGCTGACCCTTGCATTGGCCCTTCCTGTTAA